The genomic region AGCTATAGAGACAAATTCATGGAGATGGCACCATGGATTCGAGTCCTAATGCTTTTAGCTTGCTTATGGTTTCCAGCTTCGGTGGAGTGCATGGTTCGCCACTACAAGTTCAATGTAAGTTATACTTTGCTCAAAATGGGTGCTATAATGCTCATTTTCCTCCATCAATGTCCATAGTCGAGTTCCTTGCTGGTTCATTGACATGGTGTTGGCTAGCCGGTCGAGTTCCTTAATTTGTTTAATTAGCAACTAAATTGGTATATCTTTCACATTCGAAAGTCTTGTCAACTTCACTCATTTTCGTATGTTTTGTAATCCTATATACATTGCATGTTCATGCACGTATTGTTCTTCAATGATCAATTTTGAtcctttttaatgtatttttaactGGATAAAAATTATCCATttataattcaaaaattaaaatacaaaaaaattattaataacttaaaaaaaaacagTTATAAACAATCGTAAAAAGGTTTTCTAAAATAATTGCAGGTGGTGTTGAAAAATACAACAAGATTATGCTCAACCAAGCCTATTGTCACTGTGAATGGACGTTATCCTGGACCCACTTTAGTTGCTAGAGAAGATGATACCATTCTTGTCAAAGTAGTCAACCATGTCAAATACAATCTCTCCATCCACTGGTGAGACTCCAAGCTGCCCACCATTGATATCAATTCTTGAAGATTAACAGTACTTATATaactttgtttttttcttttgggGGTGCGGTGAAGGCATGGGATTAGGCAAATACGTACGGGTTGGGCAGATGGACCAGCATATATAACCCAATGCCCGATTCAACCGGGGCAGAACTATGTGTACAACTTCACCCTCACTGGCCAAAGGGGCACCCTTTGGTATCATGCACATATCCTATGGCTAAGAGCCACCGTGCACGGTGCAATTGTTATCTTGCCCAAGCGTGATGTTCCTTATCCTTTCCCTAAACCCCACAAGGAAGAGATTGTTGTGTTAGGTGAATGGTGGAAATCGGATGTTGAAGCCGTCATTAATGAGGCTCTGAAATCTGGTTTGGCTCCTAATGTCTCTGATGCTCACACCATCAATGGTCACCCAGGACCTGTCCCCGGCTGCCCTTCAAAGGGTAAATAGACAAAAACACTCTGCCATAAAAAAGATAACTCCCGGTCAAATTATAGTTTTAGTCCTTCTAATATATTTCAGATTTAattcttataatttaatttgtcataatttaatcatctatttttataatattatcaaCTAAAATACGAAATgtagtttttttttcttcttaaaaACACTCATTTTAACTCATGATTTTGACATGAAACTTTTGTGTTGGAGGATGTTTTTCTAGAAACTTCCGGTTCATTATTTTAAGTTGAATAGTTAAAACTTTTTACCTATTTTGGACTAACTAATAAAAAAACTgagttatgttaaattaaatttcatactAAATCTCAAACTTGAATATAGTAGAaggatcaaaataaaaattttaccaagtCAACAACATGAATAATTTCTCtcggtttattttttttttccaggGTATATGTTGCCAGTTACACCAGGGAAGACGTACATGCTTCGAATCATCAACGCTGCACTGAATGAAGAACTCTTTTTCAAAATCGCCGGCCATCAACTCACCGTAGTCGAAGTTGATGCCACGTACGTGAAACCTTTCAAAACAGACACCATCGTTATAGCCCCAGGGCAGACCACAAACGTCCTCGTTACCACCCACCGCGGCGGAGGAAAGTACATGGTGGCAGCCTCAACTTTCATGGACGCACCGATAGCCGTCGACAACGTGACCGCCACCGCCACCTTACATTACTCCGGCTCTCTCACCAGTGCCGCCACCACCCTTACGTCAACCCCACCGAAAAACGCTACCTCAGTGGCAACAAATTTCATCAGTTCATTACGAAGCTTGAATTCCAAACAATATCCAGCTAATGTCCCTTTGAAGATCGACCATTCCCTGCTTTTCACCGTTGGACTTGGCGTTAACCCCTGTCCTACCTGCGTTAACGGAAGCCGTGTTGTGGCTTCCATCAACAATGTTACCTTTGTTATGCCGAAGATTTCATTGCTTCAAGCCCATTTCTTCAACATAAGTGGCGTTTTCACCAGTGATTTTCCCGGGAATCCGCCTGCTCCATTCAACTACACAAGCACACAAGTAACGAACTTTGCTACCAAACAAGGAACAAGACTGTATAGGCTTGCGTATAACGACACCGTCCAGCTGGTCTTGCAAGATACTGGGATGATTACCCCAGAGAATCACCCTCTTCATTTGCATGGATTCAACTTCTTTGAGGTTGGGAGGGGATTGGGGAATTTCAACCCCAAAGAGGATCCTAAAAAGTTCAATCTTGTTGACCCTGTTGAGAGGAACACCATTGGGGTTCCATCTGGTGGATGGACTGCCATAAGGTTTAGGGCAGATAATCCAGGTAAGGTCATGAAGACATTTAATAGTACTATCAGTTTGGACGATTAAATCTTAGACGTTAAATTAGACAGATAACTTTctcttatttatatttaaatatatgtataattgaTTACTCCTTGGTTTGCAGGGGTTTGGTTCATGCATTGCCATTTGGAAGTGCATACAACATGGGGGCTTAAGATGGCGTTTGTTGTGGACAATGGAAAAGGCCCAAATGAGTCTCTTCTACCACCTCCAAGTGATTTCCCCAAGTGCTGAATTAACCAAACCAAAATGCTGAGGAATGGAGAAGTAGCTAAAAGGAAACAAAAGGAAATGGAATTTTTATACAACGGCTTAAAGCTATAATAACAAATAAGAAGAGTTTATTTTGAGCAAGCCAAGGAAAGTTTGCTCCATATGGAATAAAAGAGAGCTggatttgttttttcttttttcttttcttctcttaaaTTTGGTTTCCTTATAATATGGTCTACAAATCTAATTTAGAGGTTCCAAATCATCGTTGTATTGACAATGACAACTTGAAGTGAAGATTAAATATTGTTTATTTTTCATTACTAAAACTATTAGCTATATTGAACTACATACTATAACTCATGATTGAAAAACTGATGGAAAATCAAACTGGTTCGACCTTTAGTTTCAAGTTCAGTTGAATTCAACTTTTTAATTatctaatttcaaaaatatatataaatgaataattattaagtaaaattcataagatattaaaaataagaaaaataatctGCACAAAAATCATGATTAAACTATACAATCGTTTAACCTTTGTTTGTGCCAAAGTGTGCCTACTTCACTTACCACACTTCATTTCTAGACTTTGGATTTTTCAATTGTTATCATTACCACATAACATACTTGGTGTGATCCAAATGTTTGGTTGATAGCTATGGACTTCGTGAAAAATGGAAGCCTAACAATATGACCACCACTACTCCACTAATCAAACTATGCTTGTTGGAAACCTCAGATGAAAACATTCATCAAGGTAATGGATGAAAGGACATATAAGGTTGTTTTGATTGGTTTGGAGTCTCCCTACACTAGAAAATGTGGTGAAAGTTGAGAACTAAAACTAGAAACAACTTGGACTACCAAGGAAGAAAAGGTTATTAATTGCAATTCCAGAGCCCTTAATGCTATATTTATAATGGTGTAGATAGTAAAGAATTTAGGCGAATTTCTAAATGTGTTTTTGCGAAAGAAGTATGAGGCATTCTTGAAACAACTCATAGGGTGaaattgtcaaaactacaaatGCTCACAAGCAAGTTTGAGAACCTTAGAATTCCAAATGAtgaaatcatatttgatttttatgTTAGATTTTGTGAAATCGCTAATGAAGCTTTTACTTTTCGTAAACAATATTCTAATATGAATTTGATATGGTGTTGAGATCCTTGCCGAAATTATTTGCtatcaatgtaacaccccctacccgtatccattgccggaatagggtacgaggtattaccgtagtttactgaacattttcagataattctgagtcatttattattcatattttgaaaataatcataacgtctctctttTGGGctctcgaagccccaaacatacattagaaaccaaccggaattaaatcgagatcatagatttttttttttgcaaaatcttaaattatattttcatctaagtacttaccatttcaatgctacttataattaaatgtgttaccattcaatcaatagcttgtcACTTGTCTAAGCACCAAACAAAATCATTGTTAGTattcttgcacatatttcatataaattcaacattgatatacctattttctcgacatatcacccttgagtttaataattgtctttacttgcataatttccttgtatcaacatatcaaagataatcatatatgtacatgtcatgaaacatatcattctcttaccgtttcttcataagtatatatcattcatttcattatatcaatatttcatgctccatcatttccatatattttatgtatatttattcgataatagcttatatcaaacttaacataaattatattccatgtacttaaacttattttgtttatctatcttcataattatttcatacaactattttgtacatgtatttccatatgaccagttattgtaaacatttcacacaaccatttcatataaccattcgtcatctgatacatattacctgaatatcaattgttcaacagatgtcatagcgtctcccatcccatccatggtcttatttatctttgacatgatgccatagtgtctttcaactatggtcttactcattttctgtcatgttgccatggtatctttcaaccatggtcttattcatttcatgtcacgctgccatggtatctttcaaccatggtcttacacatttcatatcatgttgccatggtatctttcaaccatggtcttattcatttcatttcacgctgccatggtatctttcaaccatggtcttacacatttcatatcatgttaacatggtatctttcaaccatggtcttacatatttcatttcagagagcacactcccgcgaacctcatcttTATAGCGgtattaccaatccaggctaaatctcctgtaatataaactcatagagtattgttgggattaccagtccaggctaaatcccctgcaacgacaattactctaatgagtttggatctgaattaccagtccaggctaaattcagaccctaatttggattacccgtccgggctaaatccattttacacgtattcttcgggagggctatatcaggataggatcacttgtccgagctagatcctttttaccgtcaattccttttccaatgatccatcgaattccattccattcaaacgagatttattttcaatttatattgagtattatcaatatttcataaattatcatgaattgaacattcaaatcatattttcatcacataaccacatatttcaagtatttaaaaatacaattcaagttacacaaacttacctcattgcttgtttgtgtttataatttcattaatccaatatcttttcttttccacgatcaagtcacGTATttgagtcatccggatctttataaataaatttgatcatcattttcattcatttcatattctagcgcatttaattaatgctctaggcaaaattaccattttgtccttaaacttttaattaatgacgatttcatccttagggtcaggaaaataaaattcttgcaatttaatccttatttccaactattattctcatgcatattgataacagtccatgaattctataaaatataagaattttccataatttcaacacttttcaatttaattcctaaaacatgttttcccccgatcttgaactaaattaataatttcattcaattttgtaatttaaataataaataatccatttcatgcaatttggtcatttctgacatttttacaaaattgctcataaagttttacttttattcaatttagtccctaagcctaaaatatgcaaattagccatgctagatgaatattcatacatatttttcctcctcctcctctccattccacatccttaatttatataacatgctacaagtaacattatcaataatttcactatttacttatgtgtatattcaaaactgtccatttgcatcatagtcacgaaattatttatatcttgagctaaagaacttgaaattaagatctgctaattttccatgaaactagactcacatatcttcttgtaataaaattttcataattttttattaatccaataagtatagtttattctttaaagtcacccctattctgctgtctaacagtttcgacccttcttcactaaaaattaattatatccttgTACAGGAATCAaattatgttctcatttatttctattgaaaacagactcattcagaattctaataatataaattaaatttcataattatttttctccaattttttatgattttccaaagtcagaacaggggaacccgaattcactctgaccttgtctcacaaaatttattatttctCATAATTCACAATTCAATTTCTTAaaccgtttcttttataagaaaatagactcaataagatttaattccatatttttttcatcctcaaattcgattcctaaaatttatgatgatttttcaaagttagcctactgttgctgtccaaaactgttttagtgcaagatattaattaccatgtttataacacccttattttctttctctacactatttttcatcactttctcttattttctcttcactaacatatcaagaacataggatcatatgtaaggaaactctatattaacatcaatcccatgctttttcaataatatcaaacttaaaaatatattgaaatcatgatgttcttaccttgttctattgatttcaatcttcatcttgattttctctctccttcagcttctatttcttgaatccaacttgatattttaaCTTCCCATagcctccttaacatttttctctcttggtagctatggaaattcttttgatttttgggtgaaaatagtgaatttttttgtagaaggaccaaattataaataaaagaaagtttctttcttccttttctctCCATACGTTAGGTGCATGGGAAAAAGatgatgattcttcatctttctttccttatatatactaaataaaataataataaaataataaaatataattaaaaattaaattaaaatattaataaactaatatttatttatttatttaatctaaaatatctccaacatcatcattgctttctagatttctctctcttccaattgaccatttttcccttcattatcttttaaaattctatccttgagtcatcatttaatttggtaaaattacaatttagtccctcatagttcatcacctattcaatttggtcctaattcatccattttccttagtttctagatcattccactcttaaaatatttacactattggtccttcaaaattttcatatttacactttaaccctttaaattttgagtatttacttttGTGCAACAAAAGTTTTCTCacgtttacaatttagtcctttcttgaattaatatatcataatatacttctcaattttGACATAACTCAGAAttttcctttttgtcactttatttccttattttactatatcataatatcttactgtaaaaattttcgaggTATTACAATCAATGTTACTTTTAGAAGAAGCAAAAGAGATCAACAGTATGGAAATAAATGAGTTGAATGACTCATGACAGATGTTCAAGATAAACCTTGGAGAAGACCAAGAGATAGAGTTAAGAAAGAGAACTTGCACATCTTGTCAAAAATTTTAGCAAAGCTTTCAAGAAGTTCTCTAAGAATGGTAAGAATTTAGATATTAATCAATTTTATGGTAGGAGAAAAGGAAAGGTTGATGAAGAGCTTAAGAAGATCATGTACTAATACACAAGTTGAAATCAACTGCATCGACAAGTATGGAATTCACCCATTGATCTATGTGTCATTATTGTGGTGTTGCAAGTCACATTAGATCTTTAGAAGGAAGCAAAATAAGATGTTGCATGCATAATTTTAGTAAGACAAGCAACACATAGACTTTATAAGAAAGTGTGGGTGAGAAAAATTTAACCTCGTGTCAATTATAAAGATCAACGGGAGATTGGTGCTCGAATTAAACATGAAGTTGCTTTTATAGATCATATTGAAGATATAAGTATTAGCATACTCCCTCAAAGTCTTGTAAGAATAAAATAGTGCAGATTAGTTAATATTACAAAGGTGGAAAGGATCTCGGTTGTTCCATTAGCTACAACTTTTGTTAATGACATAGCACCTTATCACATCCTTTAATGAACTTGATACTTGAGTAAGGGAGAGTGCATTATTATTGCTACAATAGGGAGTAAagctaataatttttatgtttgttATGTCACTTATTTGAGACCTTAACATGATAGTGCTTGGAACTAACATGATGGTGTTTACAACTCTCGTTgatgaattattaatttttttaaagcaCTGTGACAGGAGTATTTATGTGTTTCTTCTCCCTTTGGAGTTTTGTCAATAGGGAGAGAAAGAGTATTCATTTAAGGGGAGGTAGACTTCTTGGTACGATGCTTGGTATGGTGCTTGTTAGGGGGAGTCTTgttataattatttctattttaaattgtgtaattttatatttgCTTGTTTGAATATTTTTTTCTCGATTGATTCACTTGTTATTGTGTTGTTATGAAAGTATTTTGCTACTACAGTGATTTTGTAAAAATGCCAAAGGGGAGCTTGTTGATGCATAGTGTCATGGACTAATTGTTCTTAGACCCAAAATGACACCATGACTAATCGTAAACATGGTTAGCCTTTTGCTTATCCTTTTACTGATAGACTATCTTAGTTCCCTTTAACGCCTCATAGAAAAGGCCTTTTAATTAGCATGGCCTCACTAGGCTATTCACATCTAATTGGAATACTTAAGGGAAGACACTCACTCTCGTCATACATTTATCACTCATGCCCACAAAAGGTCTCAAGCATTGATCTAGGTTGAATATCTTAATCACCGATTATTATGATCCAAGTTACAAGGTCTATTTGATTAGGGCTTAGAGGAACATAACACTCTATGCATGTTTGTCGTGTTGGAAAATTTTGATTTAGAAAAACAAGTTTGTTGCactattgaaatttaaaaattttataaaaccgAGCCTTTGTGTTTTTTATAGCCATAAACCTTACCAAATTAGTACATGTGTTTTCAAACAAGTGATTTGGTTATTTCTCAACTTTCAACCAATACGATATTCTTCGCTATTTTATAACCCCCAGTGTTCTTAGAGAGTGAGCTTTGATCACATGAATCAATCATACAATGAAAACTATTAATTTTTCGATAGGGAAAATTAGTTCTCTCAATGTGCTAGAAACCTAACTTGAGTACTCGTGAAAAATAGAATTTACTTAGGAAATAAATTTCACTATAATTCAACAGAGTAACTACGCTTAGGATGGTATATTTTGGTTTAGCCCAAAGCCCCTATTTATAGGAAAAGTCACAAGAGTTCTACTTGAATAAGaagagataaaataataatattttaatagaaaacacATATTCCTACTAGGACTATATAGCGTGGTGGTGGCATCTTTTCTCTAGAAACCAAATTGATATGTCGCAGCACACCCTGCAGTTGGGAGGTCTGAAGGAAACTGTCTGCTATGTCGTGACTCCCTAGGGCGATATCGTAAAACTGGCTTTGTTTAGCTAAAAACTTCCAACTTTAAGGATGTTTCAGTTTAGAGATGAACCTACATCAAATAAAAGTCAAAATCTAAACTAGGTGATTAGTTATATATACAATAATTTACAAAAGTTAAGCAGCATTGCaactaatttctaagttttacTGTCGGATTAATCTGACAGTGTCACCAATTCACCGATGGAGGATTTTACTGTTCTGTCAGTATTGGTCCATCTTTTATCATGCCATTCCACCTGTGCCCGTTTGTCTTTCCTTAAACTTGTTTATTCTTTCTACATGCATAAAAGGAAGTGTGGTTCTTGACTCGGGGatgtttgaaataaataatttctTACATTGCTTACCCAACTTCCTCCTAGCTTCTTCGCTCGACTGATGACCATATTTAAACGTTTCTGTCTCACCATTGATTTTCAAAGTTAATTAATTCTTCTCTAAATCAATGGTGGACCTAGAAGTAGCCAGGAAAAGTCTTCCTAATAAGATCAGTATCTTACGATCTTCTTCAAAATCAAATAGCACAAATTCTGTGAGTATAATAAAACTTCGTACCTTGACTAAAACGTCTTCCAATACCCCTTTTGGATGTACCAAATACGTGTTAGCCAACTGTAATGTTATTTGAGTAGTTTTCAGATCCCTTAAcctgaaatttttcaaaaattgatagaggaattaaattaatattatctccTAGATCGTATAGAGCTTTATTAAAATGAATACTCCCTATCTCTATGAGAATTGTAAAACTTCCCGAGTCTTTCAATTTTCGAGGTACCTGTCTTGAAATAATCACGCTACAATAAGCATTTAAAGCAATTTATTCTCCTACCTTAATTTTGTTATGCCTAGTCATCATTTCCTTTCAAAACTTAGTGTATTTCGGAACCTTTTCAATTAGATCAACTAAAGGTAGGTTAGCATTTAATGTTTTAAACAGGTTTAGGAAACTTACAAATTCATCCTCATCCCGCTCTTGTTTTTCTTCTACTCTTGAAGGGAATGAGATTTTTGTACCGACAAAATCTTTAGTTATTTCATTCTCTGTCTCTACTGTCGGTTTGATTACCTCCTCTGATTCTGGCTCATTGTCCACTTCTAGGGGTACTTCTTAAGGTTCATCATTCTTCTCTACAATTGTCTCCGGAGTAGTGGTTTTTGGGCTATTCAGTACCTTGCTAGATCGAAGTGCAATTGCTTTCATAGGCTCCTTACCTTCTCTCCATGGATTATCTTCTGTGTTGCTAGGAATACATGTGCCAATTTTTCTTTTGATGTCACCCATCATACTTATCAATTGACTCATTTGATCCTCAAGTTTAGTCAATGTTCTTGTTGAATTGGTGCACTCAGACTGCACCTGTTTGACCTTAGTTCCTATTGACTGCATTTCTCCTGCAATTCTATCCAGCTATTGACCACATGCAATATTGTCACTAAGGTTGGACCTAACATGAGGTTTCTACAAATAAGGAAGTTGATAATTAGTGTTTTTAACTTGATTTAAATTATTATCTACTCCTTGGTTTCCCCCATATCAGACTTAGGCAATCTCTCCAGCCGAGATTATATGTATTCAAATAAAGTTTTCAACCCCTATTCTCGACGTAATTTACATCCTCAGCTGGATTGTTAATATTGTGGAAGAGCTATTTGTCTTCCCCACGCATAGACGGTGTAGAAGCCAATTCGATATGGTTGAGTCTATCCATTAACTATGCATGGGGAAGACAAATAGCTATTTTTGAAACAAATGGTTAGTTTAAgggaaattttttgaaataattttctGAAATAGTAAGCTAGAAACTCGATTTTCGATACCCATAAATTTCAGGTCATTACAAATTTTCTATGAGGCATGGGAATGGTTAGTTTAagggaaaattagggttttgaagcttgaagTTTAATTTGCTAACATAGTACCGGGAACatcgacaaagaaaggaaaagagaaggttgACGAAGAGTAAACTGAGAATTACGATTTGTTTTCTATAAACCAAACTTAATGATTATGTTTGCATTCATTATATATACGTGGTAAGTGGTATAGAGgtaagtattgttattattgtattGAATTGATTTGAGTTGTTAATAtctaaattgaaatgtatattgattgtcATCTAAAAATTAAAGTGAAATGAATACCCTATTGACAGTGTCGGGCTAggttggatataattggcatgccataggattggaagtgtacaTGGATACTTCGACCATGGGTCGATGAGGCACTAAtagtgtcgtactgttactgGCACTTCATGTGTCGTACTGTTTCTGTTGCTTCGgtttaatccgatgaggtactaTGTACCATACTGTTACTGTTTACTTCGACAATACCGATGAGGCACAATATgctgtactggtgtgttggttggatccgtatatccgccaaagtccggtttatgttaataggggtaaattacCGTACTGAAAAACTGAATGACTGTGCTATTGTACTGGAAATCAATTGTTATTGATTAGTATTGAATTGAACTGAATGTTTTATTGAGAAAGAATTTTGAATATAGTTAGTactatgaattttgaaattaataGCTTAATTGCATTTTATGTTAGTATTTGTTTTTAagtattggtttatagaaataccactgagtgtatactcagtggAAGGTTTGTTTCCGTGTACAGGTTAGGTACGAAAGCGACTAacaactcagcatccaagccagcCCGAACACAAATACTTGGTGATGTATCTTATTTTGAGAAATGGCATGTGCCTAGGTTTTCTTTTGAAGTTATTTTATGTAAGAATGATAATGGTTAGcccataaaagaaaatttatgtttatAATATAGTCTTTTATATAGTTTAATTTGAATTAATTCAATTGGTACCAAAGTATACTGTCTGGAAGTTTTA from Gossypium arboreum isolate Shixiya-1 chromosome 1, ASM2569848v2, whole genome shotgun sequence harbors:
- the LOC108480798 gene encoding laccase-4-like, translating into MEMAPWIRVLMLLACLWFPASVECMVRHYKFNVVLKNTTRLCSTKPIVTVNGRYPGPTLVAREDDTILVKVVNHVKYNLSIHWHGIRQIRTGWADGPAYITQCPIQPGQNYVYNFTLTGQRGTLWYHAHILWLRATVHGAIVILPKRDVPYPFPKPHKEEIVVLGEWWKSDVEAVINEALKSGLAPNVSDAHTINGHPGPVPGCPSKGYMLPVTPGKTYMLRIINAALNEELFFKIAGHQLTVVEVDATYVKPFKTDTIVIAPGQTTNVLVTTHRGGGKYMVAASTFMDAPIAVDNVTATATLHYSGSLTSAATTLTSTPPKNATSVATNFISSLRSLNSKQYPANVPLKIDHSLLFTVGLGVNPCPTCVNGSRVVASINNVTFVMPKISLLQAHFFNISGVFTSDFPGNPPAPFNYTSTQVTNFATKQGTRLYRLAYNDTVQLVLQDTGMITPENHPLHLHGFNFFEVGRGLGNFNPKEDPKKFNLVDPVERNTIGVPSGGWTAIRFRADNPGVWFMHCHLEVHTTWGLKMAFVVDNGKGPNESLLPPPSDFPKC